A genome region from Primulina eburnea isolate SZY01 chromosome 9, ASM2296580v1, whole genome shotgun sequence includes the following:
- the LOC140841300 gene encoding actin-depolymerizing factor 2, which translates to MANAASGMAVHDDCKLKFMELKAKRTHRFIVYKIEEEQKQVIVEKLGEPAQTYEDFIANLPAEECRYAVYDFEFLTEDNVPKSRIFFIAWSPDTAKVRSKMIYASSKDRFKRELDGIQVELQATDPTEVGLDVFKTRAN; encoded by the exons ATG GCTAATGCAGCATCAGGAATGGCAGTTCATGATGACTGCAAACTGAAGTTTATGGAGTTGAAAGCTAAGCGAACCCACCGCTTCATAGTTTACAAGATTGAGGAGGAGCAGAAGCAGGTGATCGTTGAAAAGCTTGGCGAACCAGCTCAAACTTATGAAGACTTCATTGCAAACCTTCCTGCTGAAGAGTGTCGATATGCTGTGTATGATTTTGAATTTCTGACGGAGGATAATGTCCCAAAAAGCAGAATTTTCTTCATTGCCTG GTCTCCCGACACAGCAAAGGTGAGGAGCAAAATGATCTATGCCAGCTCAAAAGACAGGTTCAAGAGGGAATTAGATGGAATACAGGTAGAGCTTCAAGCCACTGACCCAACCGAGGTGGGTCTTGATGTCTTCAAAACTCGAGCCAATTAA